The following coding sequences lie in one Rutidosis leptorrhynchoides isolate AG116_Rl617_1_P2 chromosome 6, CSIRO_AGI_Rlap_v1, whole genome shotgun sequence genomic window:
- the LOC139851863 gene encoding 2S seed storage protein-like, whose translation MAKLLVLALAFATLVAFATAHTTIVTTTIEDDNGTPFPWISADLDVCQQYLKQSIQSPYENYQPGQSLQQLCCQQLQNIDEQRQCQAVKQVFQDALRGQQGGRFGAQQIRQLRQKAQQLPNQCNLQTRRQCDLGNIRTVVTTLTEEDNYSRRSSRSSQQCSEVQGRQFNQCQRYIQQQQQGGLILMSINRQGQQQQELRSCCNELENVQRECQCEAMQEVYEQAMRQQQQQQQGRRQSSRRAGVEPQMVQRAIQNLKNECNLQVQQCRVPSAMF comes from the exons ATGGCAAAACTACTTGTTCTCGCACTCGCCTTCGCAACCCTAGTAGCCTTTGCTACCGCCCACACAACCATCGTCACCACCACTATCGAGGACGACAATGGTACACCTTTTCCTTGGATTTCGGCAGATTTGGACGTATGTCAACAATACCTCAAGCAGAGTATCCAGAGTCCATATGAAAACTATCAGCCCGGTCAAAGCCTACAACAACTGTGCTGCCAACAACTCCAAAACATCGACGAGCAACGCCAATGTCAGGCCGTGAAGCAAGTGTTCCAGGATGCCCTGCGAGGACAACAAGGTGGACGTTTTGGTGCTCAACAAATCCGACAGTTGAGGCAAAAGGCTCAACAACTTCCTAACCAATGCAACCTTCAAACCAGACGCCAATGCGATCTTGGTAACATCCGAACCGTCGTCACCACCCTCACCGAGGAGGACAACTACTCCCGCCGAAGCTCACGTAGCTCTCAACAATGCAGTGAAGTCCAAGGACGACAGTTCAACCAATGCCaaag GTACATCCAACAGCAACAACAAGGTGGCTTAATTTTGATGAGCATCAACAGGCAGGGACAACAACAACAGGAACTGAGAAGCTGCTGCAACGAGCTCGAGAACGTGCAACGTGAGTGCCAGTGCGAGGCCATGCAGGAGGTTTATGAGCAGGCCAtgagacaacaacaacaacaacaacaaggaaGGAGACAAAGCAGTCGACGTGCAGGTGTGGAGCCACAGATGGTGCAGAGGGCGATTCAGAACTTGAAGAATGAATGCAACTTGCAAGTGCAACAATGCAGGGTCCCATCTGCCATGTTTTGA